One segment of Stomatobaculum sp. F0698 DNA contains the following:
- the rpsL gene encoding 30S ribosomal protein S12, with translation MPTFNQLVKKGRETSERKPKAPALLRSFNSLHKKPIADNCPQKRGVCTAVKTATPKKPNSALRKIARVRLSNGVEVTSYIPGEGHNLQEHSVVLIRGGRVKDLPGTRYHIIRGTLDTAGVANRQQARSKYGAKRPKAAKK, from the coding sequence ATGCCTACATTCAACCAGTTAGTCAAAAAAGGCAGAGAAACTTCCGAGCGCAAGCCCAAGGCTCCGGCGCTTCTCAGAAGCTTCAACTCGCTTCACAAGAAGCCGATTGCCGACAACTGCCCGCAGAAGAGAGGCGTGTGCACCGCCGTTAAGACGGCGACCCCGAAGAAGCCGAACTCCGCGCTGAGAAAGATTGCCAGAGTCCGTCTTTCGAACGGTGTCGAGGTGACGAGCTACATTCCGGGCGAGGGCCACAATCTCCAGGAGCACAGCGTTGTGCTGATCCGCGGCGGAAGAGTTAAGGATCTGCCCGGTACCCGTTACCACATCATTCGTGGTACCCTGGATACAGCAGGCGTCGCAAACCGCCAGCAGGCTCGCTCCAAGTACGGCGCGAAGCGCCCGAAGGCGGCTAAGAAGTAA